One window of Suricata suricatta isolate VVHF042 chromosome 6, meerkat_22Aug2017_6uvM2_HiC, whole genome shotgun sequence genomic DNA carries:
- the SCGB3A2 gene encoding secretoglobin family 3A member 2 — translation MKLVTVFLLVTLSICSYSATALLVNNLPQAVNNVLPLPVDNILPSLDPLKLVFSTLGISVEHLVEGLRKCGNELGPEASEAVKKLLEALSHLV, via the exons ATGAAGCTGGTAACCGTGTTTTTGCTGGTGACCCTCAGCATTTGCAGTTACTCTG CCACTGCTCTCCTTGTCAACAATCTGCCACAAGCTGTCAACAATGTCTTACCTTTACCTGTGGACAACATTCTCCCCTCTTTGGATCCATTAAAGCTTGTTTTCAGCACTCTGGGCATTTCTGTTGAGCACCTTGTGGAAGGCTTAAGAAAGTGTGGGAACGAGCTGGGACCAGAGGCCTCTGAGGCAGTGAAGAAACTGCTG GAGGCCCTGTCGCATTTGGTGTGA